A part of Candidatus Abyssobacteria bacterium SURF_5 genomic DNA contains:
- a CDS encoding alpha-1,4-glucan--maltose-1-phosphate maltosyltransferase has translation MDEGRKRVVIERVRPEIDCGRFPIKRVVGEKVTVRADIFADGHDSLSAVLCHKKEGAPVWNETHMKYLVNDRWEGQFPVDEIGFYRYTIEAWVDRFKTWRADLAKKANAGTGTRVDLLIGADLLGEAAGRASGPDAERLQDLARALRTVPDDQTAFDLSFGDEPASLMAKYPDRRFATGYGKELVVFVDRTKAQFSAWYEMFPRSCSAEPGRHGTFADCEKRLPYIASMGFDVLYLPPIHPIGTTNRKGRNNRPDAGPDDPGSPWAIGSSEGGHMAVHPQLGTLEDFRRLVEKGKELGVETAIDLALQGTPDHPYVKDHPEWFRWRPDGTIQYAENPPKKYEDIYPFNFESDSWRKLWEEIRKIVFFWIEQGVTIFRVDNPHTKPFQFWEWLIAEVRSVRPDILFLSEAFTRPKVMYDLAKVGFSQSYTYFTWRNTKWELEQYFAELTQTEVSEFFRPNLWPNTPDILTEYLQMGGRPAFMIRFILAATLGASYGIYGPAFELCEDRAREFGSEEYFGSEKYEIRYWDIDRSDSLKHLIAMVNKLRRENPALQSGRNLRFHAISNEQLICYSKHTDDLSDIILAVVNLDAHHAHAGWLDIPLSLFGLDPHQSYQAHDLLSGARYLWYGSRNYVEIDPNVVPAHLFRIRRRIRTERDFDYFM, from the coding sequence ATGGATGAAGGCAGAAAACGAGTTGTAATTGAACGGGTGAGGCCTGAGATCGACTGCGGCCGCTTTCCGATCAAACGAGTTGTGGGCGAGAAGGTGACTGTTCGAGCGGATATCTTTGCAGATGGGCATGATTCTCTCTCCGCGGTCCTCTGTCATAAGAAGGAGGGCGCTCCCGTCTGGAACGAGACCCACATGAAGTACCTGGTGAACGACCGTTGGGAAGGCCAATTTCCGGTTGACGAGATAGGCTTTTACCGCTACACAATTGAGGCGTGGGTGGATCGTTTTAAAACGTGGCGCGCCGATTTAGCCAAAAAAGCGAATGCGGGAACAGGCACGCGGGTTGATCTTCTCATTGGCGCGGACCTCCTTGGTGAGGCCGCCGGACGGGCATCCGGTCCCGATGCCGAAAGGCTTCAGGATTTGGCCCGAGCTTTGAGAACGGTACCCGACGATCAAACGGCGTTCGACCTGTCGTTCGGAGATGAACCCGCAAGTTTAATGGCAAAATATCCGGATAGACGTTTCGCCACCGGCTACGGAAAAGAATTGGTTGTCTTCGTGGACCGCACCAAGGCGCAGTTCAGCGCCTGGTACGAAATGTTCCCCCGCTCCTGCAGTGCCGAGCCCGGCCGGCACGGCACGTTCGCCGATTGCGAAAAGCGGCTCCCGTACATCGCGTCGATGGGGTTCGACGTCCTTTACCTCCCCCCGATACATCCGATTGGCACAACCAACCGCAAGGGAAGAAACAATCGACCGGATGCCGGCCCCGACGATCCCGGCAGTCCATGGGCCATTGGCTCCTCGGAAGGCGGACACATGGCGGTGCACCCGCAGTTGGGTACACTTGAGGATTTCCGCCGGCTCGTTGAAAAGGGGAAAGAATTAGGGGTTGAAACCGCGATCGATCTCGCGCTTCAGGGAACTCCCGATCATCCATATGTCAAAGACCACCCTGAATGGTTCCGCTGGCGTCCCGACGGAACTATACAATACGCCGAGAACCCGCCAAAGAAATATGAGGACATCTATCCCTTCAACTTTGAATCTGATAGCTGGCGAAAGCTGTGGGAAGAGATCCGAAAGATCGTTTTCTTCTGGATCGAACAGGGAGTAACCATTTTTCGGGTTGATAATCCGCATACCAAACCATTTCAGTTCTGGGAGTGGTTGATCGCAGAAGTTCGATCGGTTCGCCCGGACATCCTCTTTCTCTCCGAGGCGTTCACGCGTCCAAAGGTCATGTATGACCTTGCAAAGGTGGGGTTCAGCCAGTCCTACACGTATTTCACTTGGCGAAATACGAAATGGGAACTCGAGCAGTATTTCGCGGAGCTCACACAGACGGAAGTCAGCGAGTTTTTTCGACCGAACCTGTGGCCGAACACGCCCGATATCCTCACGGAATATCTCCAGATGGGCGGCCGCCCCGCTTTCATGATCCGCTTTATCCTTGCGGCCACCCTCGGCGCCAGCTATGGGATATATGGGCCTGCCTTTGAGTTGTGCGAGGACCGCGCGCGCGAATTTGGAAGCGAGGAATACTTTGGCAGCGAGAAGTACGAGATACGGTATTGGGACATTGATCGGTCTGACAGTCTCAAGCATCTCATCGCGATGGTCAACAAGCTGCGCCGGGAAAATCCCGCGCTGCAAAGCGGTCGGAACCTGCGTTTTCATGCGATCAGCAACGAACAGCTCATTTGCTACAGCAAGCATACGGACGACTTGAGCGATATCATCCTGGCGGTAGTCAACCTGGATGCGCATCATGCGCATGCGGGCTGGCTCGACATCCCGCTTTCGCTGTTCGGGCTCGATCCGCATCAGTCCTACCAGGCGCACGATCTGTTGAGCGGCGCGCGGTACCTGTGGTACGGCTCGAGAAACTACGTCGAGATAGACCCGAACGTGGTTCCCGCACACCTGTTTCGAATCCGGAGGCGGATTCGGACGGAAAGAGATTTCGATTATTTCATGTAG
- the treS gene encoding maltose alpha-D-glucosyltransferase yields the protein MKLGPKEFVALEDDPYWYKDAVVYEAHVRAFRDSDGDGTGDFRGLAEKLDYLQDLGITAIWLTPFCPSPLRDDGYDISSYTDINPAYGNLRDFKEFLGGAHERGIRVITELVLNHTSDQHIWFQRARRAAPNSRWRNFYVWSDTRERYEEARIIFRDFEPSNWSWDHLAKAYYWHRFYSHQPDLNYDNPDVQRAMLRVIDSWLSLGVDGLRLDAVPYLYERDGTNCENLPETYEFLKKLRAHVDKRFKNRMFLGEANQWPEDAVAYFGEGDQCHMAFHFPLMTRMFMALRMEDRFPIIDILDQTPAIPDSCQWALFLRNHDELTLEMVTDEARDYMYRVYAQDPRMRVNLGIRRRLAPLLENNRRRIEMMNGLLLSLPGTPVIYYGDEIGMGDNYYLGDRNGVRTPMQWSADRNAGFSSANPQKLYLPVIIDPEYHYESLNVEAQQNNPSSLLWWMKRLISLRRRFQAFGRGSIQFLNPANPKILAYIREYQEERILIVANLSRFVQYVELDLSAYQGVVPIELFGRTEFPAVSELPYLLTLGPHSFYWFLLESKRETKESMEVASHVLELPLLTVAKDWESVFRGKAKEELEAHLPGYLKSCRWFGGKAQKVSLTEIIEAIPIPDKQLLAHLTIVRVDYLDRDSEEYVLPLNYVAGEQADALMKEHPLSTVARVQVKSKNETGILYDALVDKQFSFELFHVIASHHRRKGRRGELFATTTRFFRRPRKTEPPLEPFIPNVEQSNTSIIYGDRYILKLFRRPDRGINPDLEIGLFLNERNVSIAPVAGAIEYRVKGAEPTTVAILMNFIPNEGDAWRYTLEHLGHYYENALARTTREAEPAVPAMHPLELVGKEPSDLAQEMIGPYMEAARLIGRRTAELHVALASNRENPDFAPEPFSKLYQRSLYQSMRNLTLKSFGLLNQFMKILPEGIRLEAQQISAQEKEILSRFRSLVDRKVTAMRIRCHGDYHLGQLLFTGKDFVIIDFEGEPARPISERRIKRSPLRDVAGMLRSFHYAAYSAIFSQEERGLIRPEDLPYVERWALFWYTWIAALFLQSYLEPAGQSAFLPKEREELRVLLDLYLLEKAIYELGYELNHRPNWVRIPIRGIQKLMES from the coding sequence ATGAAGCTCGGGCCGAAAGAATTTGTCGCGTTGGAAGACGATCCATACTGGTACAAAGATGCTGTTGTTTATGAGGCGCACGTGCGCGCTTTCCGCGACAGTGACGGCGACGGAACCGGAGATTTTCGGGGACTGGCCGAAAAGCTCGATTATCTGCAAGACCTCGGAATCACCGCTATCTGGTTAACCCCGTTCTGCCCCAGCCCTCTGCGAGATGACGGGTACGATATATCCAGTTATACGGATATCAATCCCGCATACGGGAACCTGCGCGATTTCAAGGAGTTCCTGGGCGGCGCGCATGAGCGCGGAATCCGCGTGATTACCGAGCTTGTTCTGAACCATACATCCGATCAGCACATCTGGTTTCAGCGAGCACGAAGGGCCGCTCCGAACTCGCGGTGGCGCAACTTCTACGTATGGAGCGATACTCGGGAGCGGTACGAGGAAGCCCGGATAATTTTCCGGGATTTCGAACCGTCTAATTGGAGCTGGGATCACCTGGCTAAGGCATATTACTGGCACCGTTTCTATTCGCATCAGCCGGACCTGAATTACGATAATCCGGACGTTCAGCGAGCAATGCTGCGCGTGATCGACTCTTGGCTCAGTCTTGGGGTTGACGGCCTGCGCTTGGATGCGGTCCCCTATCTCTATGAACGCGACGGCACAAACTGTGAGAACCTTCCGGAAACCTACGAGTTTCTCAAGAAGCTCAGGGCGCACGTCGACAAGCGGTTCAAGAACCGCATGTTCCTCGGAGAAGCGAATCAATGGCCTGAGGATGCAGTCGCGTACTTCGGCGAAGGCGATCAATGCCACATGGCTTTCCATTTCCCCTTGATGACGCGCATGTTCATGGCGCTTCGGATGGAGGATCGCTTCCCGATAATCGACATACTCGATCAGACGCCGGCCATTCCCGACTCTTGTCAGTGGGCGCTCTTTCTTCGCAACCACGACGAGCTGACGCTCGAGATGGTGACGGATGAGGCCCGGGATTACATGTACAGGGTGTACGCGCAGGACCCTCGAATGCGGGTGAATCTCGGAATCCGCAGACGGTTGGCTCCGCTTTTGGAAAACAACCGCCGCCGCATCGAAATGATGAACGGGCTCCTGCTCTCGCTGCCGGGCACCCCTGTCATCTATTACGGCGACGAGATCGGGATGGGCGATAATTACTATCTGGGCGATCGCAACGGTGTCCGGACCCCGATGCAGTGGAGCGCCGACCGCAATGCAGGCTTTTCCTCCGCCAATCCGCAGAAGCTGTACCTGCCCGTCATCATCGATCCGGAATACCATTACGAATCACTGAACGTGGAAGCGCAGCAGAATAATCCCAGTTCGTTGTTGTGGTGGATGAAACGCCTCATCTCGCTCCGGAGGCGATTCCAGGCCTTCGGACGCGGCTCGATACAATTCCTGAATCCAGCGAATCCAAAAATACTCGCATATATTCGCGAATACCAGGAGGAACGAATACTGATTGTCGCAAATCTGTCCCGGTTCGTGCAATACGTCGAATTGGATCTTTCTGCATACCAGGGGGTTGTCCCGATCGAATTGTTCGGGCGAACGGAATTCCCGGCGGTGAGCGAATTGCCATACCTGCTGACGCTCGGTCCACACTCGTTCTACTGGTTTTTGCTCGAGTCCAAGCGTGAAACGAAAGAAAGCATGGAAGTCGCCAGTCATGTGCTTGAGTTGCCGCTTCTGACAGTCGCAAAGGATTGGGAATCGGTGTTTCGGGGAAAAGCAAAGGAAGAGCTCGAGGCGCATCTCCCCGGATACCTGAAATCATGCAGGTGGTTCGGCGGCAAAGCCCAGAAGGTAAGTTTGACAGAGATAATCGAAGCTATTCCCATACCGGATAAACAATTGCTGGCGCATCTAACAATCGTGCGCGTGGATTATCTGGACCGGGATTCAGAGGAATACGTGCTTCCTCTCAATTATGTCGCCGGAGAGCAGGCCGACGCTTTGATGAAGGAGCACCCGCTCTCCACTGTCGCGCGCGTGCAGGTGAAATCGAAAAATGAAACCGGAATCCTGTACGACGCGCTGGTGGATAAGCAATTTTCCTTCGAACTCTTCCATGTTATTGCATCGCATCATCGCCGAAAAGGACGGCGCGGCGAATTGTTCGCCACTACCACTCGTTTCTTCCGGAGACCCCGCAAGACGGAGCCGCCGCTCGAACCTTTCATCCCCAATGTGGAACAGAGCAACACCTCGATTATCTATGGCGATCGATATATCTTGAAGCTGTTTCGGCGCCCCGACAGGGGGATCAATCCAGACCTCGAGATCGGACTGTTTCTGAACGAACGCAATGTTTCCATTGCCCCGGTTGCCGGCGCCATAGAATATCGCGTAAAGGGAGCCGAACCAACCACAGTCGCGATCCTCATGAACTTCATTCCGAACGAAGGCGACGCGTGGCGATACACGCTCGAACATCTTGGACATTACTATGAAAATGCGCTTGCGCGAACGACTCGCGAAGCCGAGCCGGCGGTTCCCGCGATGCACCCGCTGGAACTTGTCGGGAAGGAGCCGTCTGATCTCGCACAGGAAATGATAGGCCCATATATGGAAGCGGCGCGCCTCATCGGGCGGCGCACGGCCGAGTTGCATGTGGCATTGGCATCCAACCGCGAAAATCCCGATTTTGCGCCCGAGCCGTTCTCAAAATTATACCAGCGGTCACTGTACCAATCGATGCGTAACTTGACGCTTAAGTCATTCGGGCTCTTGAATCAGTTCATGAAGATCCTGCCCGAGGGAATCCGGCTGGAGGCTCAGCAAATTTCGGCGCAAGAGAAAGAAATCCTTTCCCGCTTCCGCTCTCTCGTAGATAGGAAAGTGACTGCGATGCGAATTCGATGTCATGGAGATTATCACCTGGGGCAATTGCTCTTTACGGGAAAGGATTTTGTCATTATCGATTTCGAAGGAGAGCCGGCCCGCCCCATTTCCGAGCGCAGGATCAAGCGGTCTCCCCTGCGCGACGTGGCGGGAATGCTGCGCTCATTTCATTACGCCGCCTATTCGGCGATTTTTTCTCAAGAAGAACGGGGTCTGATTCGCCCGGAGGACTTGCCCTACGTTGAACGGTGGGCCCTGTTCTGGTACACGTGGATCGCTGCATTGTTTCTGCAGTCGTATCTGGAACCGGCGGGTCAGAGTGCCTTCCTCCCAAAAGAAAGAGAGGAGCTTCGGGTCCTTCTCGACCTTTACCTGCTGGAAAAAGCCATTTATGAATTGGGGTATGAGCTCAATCACCGGCCGAATTGGGTGCGGATACCGATTCGCGGAATTCAAAAACTAATGGAGTCATAG